Proteins co-encoded in one Candidatus Poribacteria bacterium genomic window:
- the leuS gene encoding leucine--tRNA ligase encodes MENHPYAPAEIEPYWQAEWRKKEAFKVPNDIEILKTKPKFYVLGMFPYTSGAGLHVGHAKNYVPTDVFANFRRMQGYHVMHPMGWDAFGLPTERTAVRENEHPAHITKRNTETFQQQIQRIGFSYDWSRKIDTSVPEYYRWTQWIFLRLYEKGLAYLADVPVNWCPALGTVLSNEEVKDGKYVETGDPVERRLMRQWMLKITAYADQLLEDLDLLDWPEGLKEMQRHWIGKSEGADITFKIKDSDKAFTVFTTRPDTLFGATYCVLAPEHPLVSEITHPDAASAVGAYVKEAINKSDLQRTDLATEKTGVFTGASAINPCNNTPIPIWVADYVLMTYGTGAIMAVPGHDARDHEFASAFGIPILEVIKGGDQPIEEAPFEGDGVCVNSDFLNGLQVAEAKAKMIAWLEGEGKGSRQVQYRLRDWLFSRQRYWGEPFPLVHLEDGTIVQLPNEELPVELPPIDAYKPTEDGQPPLARAGSEWLNVTLPDGRAATRETNIMPQWAGSCWYYLRFLDAHNTEAPFDTELERYWMPVDSYMGGAEHAVLHLLYARFWHKVLYDCGLVSTREPFQGLLNQGTILAESYQDARGKYYYPNEAEQKGDKFVAKASGVPLQTQIEKMSKSRFNVINSDDVIDNYGADTLRLYLLFIGPVTASTPWQDAGVEGVYRFLQRVWRLVIDEDSGALREKLTDAPGTTESELWRELHKTIKQVTEDTESIDKMNTAISQMMIFVNTATQTKTLPKEALKIFLHLLSPYAPHIAQELWHRLGETGFIAHAQWPTHDESVLTSATVTIIAQVNGKLRNRLQLPADATDKEIEEAALADERVQRFIEGKPVRKVIVVPNRLINIVV; translated from the coding sequence ATGGAGAACCATCCGTACGCCCCGGCGGAGATAGAACCCTATTGGCAAGCCGAGTGGCGAAAAAAAGAAGCATTTAAGGTTCCAAACGATATCGAAATACTGAAAACCAAACCGAAATTCTATGTGCTTGGCATGTTCCCGTATACCTCTGGTGCCGGACTTCACGTGGGGCACGCAAAGAATTATGTACCGACCGATGTGTTCGCTAATTTTCGGCGGATGCAGGGCTATCACGTCATGCACCCGATGGGATGGGATGCCTTCGGGCTTCCTACCGAGCGCACCGCAGTGCGTGAAAACGAACACCCAGCACACATTACAAAAAGAAATACGGAAACCTTTCAGCAACAGATCCAACGCATCGGATTCTCTTACGACTGGTCCCGAAAAATTGATACCTCCGTGCCCGAATATTATAGGTGGACGCAATGGATCTTCCTCCGACTCTATGAAAAAGGTTTAGCGTATCTTGCTGATGTACCCGTCAACTGGTGTCCAGCGTTAGGCACTGTCCTCTCAAACGAAGAGGTGAAAGATGGCAAATATGTTGAAACCGGCGATCCAGTTGAACGCCGTCTGATGCGCCAATGGATGCTCAAAATCACTGCCTATGCAGACCAGCTGCTGGAAGACTTGGATTTATTGGACTGGCCCGAGGGACTCAAGGAGATGCAACGCCACTGGATTGGTAAATCGGAAGGCGCAGACATCACCTTCAAGATCAAGGATAGTGATAAGGCGTTCACCGTTTTCACGACACGTCCAGATACGCTCTTCGGTGCAACCTATTGTGTATTGGCACCTGAACATCCGCTCGTCTCCGAAATAACACATCCTGATGCCGCATCTGCTGTTGGTGCCTATGTAAAGGAAGCCATCAACAAATCTGATCTCCAACGGACAGACCTCGCGACGGAAAAAACCGGTGTTTTCACAGGGGCATCCGCTATAAACCCGTGTAACAACACGCCTATCCCGATATGGGTTGCGGATTACGTCCTCATGACTTATGGCACAGGCGCGATCATGGCAGTACCGGGTCATGATGCGCGCGACCACGAATTCGCTTCCGCTTTCGGTATTCCTATCCTTGAAGTCATTAAGGGCGGTGATCAGCCAATTGAAGAGGCACCTTTTGAAGGAGATGGAGTCTGCGTCAATTCAGATTTCCTCAACGGTTTGCAGGTTGCTGAGGCGAAGGCGAAGATGATTGCTTGGCTTGAAGGTGAAGGCAAAGGGTCGCGTCAGGTGCAATACCGCTTGCGAGATTGGCTCTTCTCTCGACAACGCTATTGGGGCGAACCCTTTCCCCTTGTACACCTTGAAGATGGCACCATCGTTCAACTGCCGAACGAGGAACTACCTGTGGAACTGCCACCGATTGATGCCTATAAACCTACAGAAGACGGGCAGCCTCCGCTTGCTCGCGCCGGATCCGAGTGGTTGAATGTGACACTACCAGATGGGCGCGCAGCGACGCGGGAAACGAACATCATGCCACAATGGGCAGGCTCCTGTTGGTATTATCTCCGTTTCCTTGATGCGCACAATACCGAGGCACCTTTTGATACCGAACTTGAACGCTATTGGATGCCGGTTGATTCCTATATGGGCGGTGCCGAGCACGCTGTTTTACATCTACTCTACGCGCGCTTTTGGCATAAGGTGCTTTACGACTGTGGATTGGTCTCTACAAGAGAGCCGTTCCAAGGACTGCTTAACCAAGGGACAATCCTCGCGGAGTCTTACCAAGATGCCAGAGGCAAATACTACTATCCGAACGAAGCCGAACAGAAGGGTGATAAATTCGTCGCAAAGGCTTCAGGGGTACCGCTCCAAACGCAGATCGAAAAAATGTCCAAATCCCGCTTTAATGTCATCAACTCAGACGATGTAATTGACAATTACGGCGCGGATACACTCCGTCTCTATCTGCTGTTTATCGGGCCGGTTACAGCAAGCACGCCGTGGCAAGACGCTGGCGTAGAGGGGGTCTATCGGTTCCTTCAACGCGTTTGGCGGCTTGTGATTGATGAAGATAGTGGCGCACTCCGCGAGAAGTTGACTGACGCTCCGGGAACAACGGAGTCCGAACTCTGGCGCGAACTCCATAAGACCATCAAGCAGGTAACCGAGGATACCGAGTCCATTGATAAGATGAACACCGCGATTAGCCAGATGATGATCTTCGTTAACACTGCTACGCAGACGAAAACGCTACCGAAAGAGGCTTTGAAAATTTTCTTGCATCTGCTTTCGCCTTACGCCCCGCACATCGCGCAAGAGTTGTGGCATCGTCTCGGCGAAACAGGATTTATAGCGCATGCGCAGTGGCCCACACACGATGAATCCGTTCTGACGAGTGCCACCGTAACCATAATCGCGCAAGTCAATGGAAAACTCCGCAACCGGCTCCAACTGCCTGCCGATGCGACTGATAAAGAGATTGAAGAAGCCGCACTCGCAGATGAACGCGTTCAACGGTTTATTGAGGGAAAACCGGTTCGGAAGGTTATCGTCGTCCCGAATCGCCTTATCAATATCGTTGTTTAA
- a CDS encoding DUF839 domain-containing protein, with amino-acid sequence MKNKLSRRQFLRSGAFATASAAVSLGFLGCSQTLIQKVPGFRPEPPFQFTPSANRLLDLPEGFTAHAFSRTGEQMDDGLWVPGGHDGMAAFPGPNGKTILVRNHELVATAKNVGPFGWNNEKIERAAIDKFYDAGSGELPCLGGTTTLVYDTRTKTLEKHFLSLIGTIRNCAGGLTPWNTWITCEETMQKSEKENTYEANHGYNFEVPASADIGLADPIPLKAMGRFNHEAVAVDPKTGIVYETEDRGDSLIYRFIPDQPGELAAGGKLQALKIRDLKAADTRNWRSRNQKIFWWTYNPIPVGETLAVEWVDIENVESPYDELRYQGADDKDAAKFARGEGIWYGDNQGTGEFYIACTNGGIEYKGQIWRYIPSPYEGTSREEQEPGTIELFIEPNDSNLMENADNLTVTPWGDLIICEDGPNEEFLIGVTPEGNLYRFARNAGNLSELAGATFSPDGTTLFVNIQSPGITLAITGPWHEIRQRSLT; translated from the coding sequence ATGAAGAATAAATTATCACGACGGCAGTTTCTACGTTCTGGCGCGTTTGCGACCGCATCTGCAGCAGTCAGCCTCGGATTTTTAGGGTGCAGCCAAACCCTGATTCAAAAAGTGCCGGGCTTTAGACCCGAACCACCCTTCCAGTTTACCCCGAGCGCAAACCGGCTTCTTGATCTTCCAGAAGGGTTCACCGCACACGCTTTTTCGCGAACCGGCGAACAGATGGACGATGGGCTTTGGGTACCGGGCGGACACGACGGCATGGCAGCTTTCCCCGGTCCTAACGGCAAAACGATCCTCGTCCGAAATCATGAATTGGTCGCTACTGCCAAAAACGTTGGCCCCTTTGGCTGGAATAACGAAAAGATTGAACGCGCCGCGATTGACAAATTCTACGACGCTGGATCAGGCGAATTACCCTGCCTCGGCGGGACAACGACACTCGTCTATGATACGCGCACGAAGACGCTGGAGAAACACTTTTTAAGTCTGATAGGGACGATCCGGAATTGCGCCGGTGGGCTAACCCCTTGGAACACATGGATCACCTGTGAAGAGACTATGCAGAAATCTGAAAAAGAAAACACTTACGAAGCAAACCATGGGTATAATTTTGAAGTTCCTGCTTCTGCCGACATAGGATTAGCTGACCCAATCCCGTTGAAAGCGATGGGACGCTTCAATCACGAGGCAGTCGCCGTTGATCCGAAAACGGGAATCGTCTATGAAACCGAAGACAGAGGAGATAGTTTAATTTACCGGTTTATTCCTGACCAACCGGGAGAACTCGCTGCAGGCGGCAAGCTGCAAGCACTGAAAATTCGAGACCTCAAAGCGGCAGATACCCGAAACTGGCGAAGTCGAAACCAAAAGATTTTTTGGTGGACGTATAATCCGATACCGGTTGGAGAAACACTTGCAGTTGAATGGGTAGATATTGAGAACGTAGAATCGCCGTATGATGAGCTCCGTTATCAAGGGGCTGATGATAAAGATGCTGCAAAGTTCGCACGCGGTGAAGGGATCTGGTACGGCGATAACCAAGGAACGGGAGAGTTCTATATCGCTTGCACAAATGGCGGCATTGAATACAAAGGGCAAATCTGGCGATATATACCGAGTCCTTACGAAGGCACAAGCCGCGAAGAACAAGAACCGGGGACTATTGAACTCTTTATTGAGCCAAACGACAGCAATCTCATGGAGAATGCTGATAATTTGACGGTCACACCGTGGGGCGATCTCATTATCTGCGAAGACGGTCCAAACGAGGAGTTCTTAATTGGCGTAACCCCCGAAGGGAACCTCTATCGGTTTGCCCGAAATGCTGGCAACCTGTCTGAACTCGCAGGTGCAACATTCTCACCCGATGGTACGACCCTTTTTGTGAACATCCAGAGTCCTGGGATTACGCTGGCTATTACTGGTCCTTGGCATGAGATTCGACAGCGCAGCTTGACCTGA
- a CDS encoding site-specific DNA-methyltransferase — MFTKEDDWVLDPFAGSGTTCQVAQKLLRNSAGIEISPEYYQLAQENIKQKPHLENQFQTQFSSTQSTPR, encoded by the coding sequence TTGTTTACAAAAGAAGATGATTGGGTGCTTGATCCGTTTGCAGGTTCCGGTACGACGTGTCAGGTCGCTCAAAAGTTGTTAAGAAATTCCGCTGGCATCGAAATTTCGCCTGAGTATTATCAACTGGCACAGGAGAATATTAAGCAAAAGCCACATCTTGAAAACCAATTCCAGACGCAATTCAGTTCAACCCAATCTACGCCTCGATAG